CGAAGCGAATCTAGGATTGGAAGAGGTTGAAGTCGAATCGTATGATAAGCAATGGTGGATGATACTGAGAAAAGTGTGATGACTGGTTGAAAAAGGAAATGCGGTCGGCAATAATAGAATGGGCTCCAATTCCAAATCCATATAATTATCATTGTCAGGAGTTGATACAGAAGTGAGTAAGCCTGTTATGCAGGTCGCTCTGGTCGTCGGACCGGATTGCGACATGGAGAGCCAAGCGGTAAGGGCGGCTCTGGAGTATTTTGGGGTGCGCGTCTTTACATACTGGATCGGGACGCCGAATGATCTGATCTCCGTCTTGTCAGGCGTTGATCTATATGAAGGCACCGATATGATCCTGTTGAATTTTCACGGGGATGAAGGCAGCTTGATTATGCCGGAGCTCGGCGAAGAGGTATACGAGGAGGAGGAGCCGAAGGGCGACTTCGGGGCAGATGAGGTTCGGCGCTATGCGAAGCTGGACGGGAAGACGGTAATCGCGAACGGCTGCTCGCTGGGGGATCCAGCACTGGCCGAAGCTTTCCTGGAGCGGGGCTGCAAGATGTATATCGGGCCGGATGACTATCCGGACGGCAACGATGCGCTGATGTTTGTTCTGCGGCTGTTCTATGAGATTGTTCAGCAGGGACGGGACGTGAAGGAAGCCTTTGCCCAAGCTGTAGCGATGAGTGATGAACTATCCATGTACCGTTTGTATGAATGATAGCAATCATAGATAAAGATTCCACACCCCTGCTCATGTCTTGCAGGGGTGTGTGCAAATATAAGTACGATCGAGCACCTCTCGTATCTAGATTACCCGTTCTATCCATTCTTCTCCTCGAAATATTCCTGATACTGGCTCGGCGTGACGTGGGCGTACTTCTTGAAGATGCTTATAAAATACTTGTAATCGCTAAATCCGATATCCTGCGCGATGGTATAAACTTTGTTATCGCCTGACTTCAGTAATTCGATCGATTTCTGGATGCGATAACGATTGAGAAATTCATTGAAGGTATAGCTGGTCTCTGCCTTGAATTTCTGGTTCAGGTAATAGGCGCTTAAGCCGATCTCCTCCACGAGATCATGAATGCTGATCTTCTTGGCATAATTCTCCTGTACATAGGCGATCATTTTGGCCACGTATTTCGAGGTTTTGGTTTCCTTCTCCAGAAACTTGCTGTTTAGAATCTCTTCTTTTTCCTGCGGATGGTTCGAGATCACTTCATATTTGCGGATTAAATCCACTTTAGCTTTGGCCGATTCGAGTGCCGCGACCAGCTGCTCGTCCTCTAAGGGCTTTACCAGAAACTCGCTCACGCCTAACTGGAGCGCCTGCTGCGCAAGGTGGAATTCATTATAACCGGAGATAATAATGCTGCTGAAGGTATGCTGCTTGAGGCCTTCCCGAATCATCGAGATGCCATCCATGATCGGCATGGTGATGTCGGTTATGACGATATCCGGCTTGAGCTCGCAGATCTTCTCGTAACCATCCTGACCATTCAACCCTTCCTCAATGACGATGCAATCGTATTGAACCCAATCGATGCTGAATCGGATGCCCCTGCGAATCATATCCTCATCTTCGACCAGCAGTACTTTAAACATGATATCCACTCCATTCGTAAGGAATTGTTAGTGCCACGCAGGTGCCTTTTCCTTGCGCGCTGTCAATGTGGATGCCGGATTCTTCACCATATAGAAGAACTAAACGACGGTGAACGTTATACAGCCCGATATGCTGCGTCGTGTTCGTCTGGCTTTGCAAAATCTGATTCACTTCCTGCAGTTTCTCTTTACTCATGCCTTGCCCGTTGTCGCGAACCTCCAGAATGAGCTTGCCGTTGGAGGTGTAGATGTTAATCTCAATCAGCACATCACTTTGATTCTCATAGCCATATTTGATAGCGTTTTCGATAATCGGCTGCAGCAGAAGCTTGGGGACGTATACATCCAGCGTTTCCTCCGCTACGGCAATCCGGTATTCCAGCCGATCATTGAACCGAATTTGCTGCAGCTTTAGATAATCCCGTACATAATTCATGTCATTTTTCAGTTGAACATTGCGATCATGTCCGATGCTGTACCTTAACAAGCGGGATAGAATCAGCACGATGTCCTGGGCCTGATTGGCATCGATCTTAATGGCATAGCGCAGGGTTTCCAGAACATTAAAAATAAAATGCGGATGGAACTGCGATTGCAGCTGCTTCACCTCAATAATGGTGCGAAGCTCCGACAGCTCTTTATTTTTCTCGATCAATTCTTTCAGCCGATCCAGCATCACATTGTACTCATCGCCCAGAATTTGAAACTCGTCATTTGTCTGAATATCGACATAGCCATTGAAGTTACCTTCGCGCAGCTGTGCCAAGGCATGAATTAATTTATCGATGGATTCGGAATTGCGCGTCGACATTTTGTTCGCCAGGAACTGGATCAACACCCACAGCAGCAGGCTGGCCGCAAGGACAAAGAAAGACACCGTATAATAGGTGTATTGCTCCGATTTATAGGAGTTCAGCGTAATGACTTGAATCGGTGTGTCAGGGATTCGTTTGGCATACATATAATACTTGCCTTCGTTCAGCAGAACATGTCCCCTGTTATCGAGCTTGGGGCTGAATTTGTTGAGAACCCCTTTGGTCACATTGCTGGTCGTGGCAATAATGGTGTTATGTTCATCCGTGATCATGGCAATCTCATTATTTTGTTCGAAAATCATCTTCTGAATGTCGGATTCATACAGCTGATAGATGATATAGCCTATCGTCCGCTTGTCCTTCACGATGGCTTTGCCAAACGTGTAGCTCGTATCGCGGTCATGCGAATAACGAAAACTGTTCATTTCGGTAAGCGTGTCGCCGGGCCGCTGATCGATCCGATGAATGAGATTGCCGAAGGCAAAATTGGAATACAGTGCATCCGCCGGGGCGGAGCTTGCCAGAAAGACCCCGTCCGTATTGACGATATGAAAAATACTCTTTACCTTCTGCCGGTTGTTGAAATCATAGAAGGCAGAGTACACCTGTTCGCTGCCCAGATGCGAGCTTACATAATTGATCACGGTAGGAGAAACGGCCATCCGGTGAATCTCCTCGTCGTACTGCTGATACACGCCGGAAATGGACTGACTGATGGACTGGGCGGCTTCGGTCGTTTTTTGGGTTAGGTTCATTCTGCCATTAATAATCGTGAACGCCAAAAACAATACGATTAAGATGGAGAACGGGATCATCGTATAGATGCGAAATAAATGACGGGTTGATTCCTTGAAATTACGATAATGTGTTGGTTTCATGCTGCCCTCCATCTGCGATAAGGCCCTCGATCCTATTATACTGACTCGCGGTAACCGCAGATAATCCAAATACATCCAAGCCGGACCTTCATGCTGCAGGTGCCGACTTGGATGTAGTCTTTCGTTATGAATTCTTCTCTTCACATTACATGGAAACTTCCTTTTGTCCGGAGAGCTTCAGGAAGACGAGCAGCGACACGACCGTAATGACGGTAAGAATGGTTGACAGCGCTGCCGCCACGCCGTAGTTTCCGCGGATGACCTCGGTGTAGATGGCAACCGTTACGGTCTTGGTCTTGCCTGTATAAAGAATGATTGAGGTGCTTAGTTCGGTGATGATGGTAATCCAGCTTAAGATCGCGCCGGAGACGACGCCTGCCAGCATCATCGGAAGCGTGATCTTGAAGAACGTCTTCATCTGGGAAGCGCCCAGACTGATCGCCGCTTCCTCGATCCCATCGTTAATCTGATGCAGAATGGCCGCACTGGATCGAATCGTATAAGGCAGCCGCCGGATGACAAACGAAATGATCATGATGACGGCTGTTCCGCTTAGCGCCAGCGGCTTATTGTTGAACGTGATCAATAGAGCAATCCCGAGTATGGAACCGGGAACGATATACGGGAACATTGTGAAAATGTCCAATGTGTTCGTCAGTGCATTCTTCCTGCGAACGGTTACGTAAGCAATCAGTATCGCTAACAGAATGATGGCGACCAGCGAGACGATGGCCAGAAAGAACGTGTTCAGAATGACGCCGCCAATATTACTGAAAGCCTCTTGATAGCTTTGGAGCGAAAATCCTTTTACAAAGATTCTGCCGTTAGATTTCAGGAACGAAGTATAGATGACATAGAGCTGCGGCAGCAGTGCGATTAACGTATACAGATAGATAACGGCATGAGCCGCAATGTTGCCGATCCCCTTCTTCTTCTTGGCTTCGATCGGATGCAGTGCACTCATCGTAAAGGATTTGCGATTGGCTACGAATTTTTGCAGTAGAAATATCGTGGTGGCGAACAGAACGACGATGACACTGATCGCTGCCGCAAAGCCGTCGTCGCCCCCGACCTCACTGATGAACTCGTTAAAGATCAGTACAGGCACGGTCTTGTATCCCTCACCGATCAGCATCGGCGTACCAAAATCGGCAAGCGCACGCATGAAGACGAGCAGGCCGCCTGCCAGCAGGGTTGGCGTAATGAGCGGAAGGAGCACTTTGCGCATTTTGCCTAAGCCTGTATAACCCATGCTCTCGGCTGCTTCCATCAACGATTGATCCATATTCTTCAGTGCGCCGGACACATACATGAAGATCAGAGGAACCATCTGCAAGGTTAAGACCACCAAGATCCCCGTAAATCCGTAGATATCCGGCATCGTAATGCCGAATGTGCTGCTAACGAATTTCGTAATGACGCCGCTTCTGCCCAGCAGCAGGATCCAGGAGTAAGCGCCAATGAAAGGAGCCGACATCGAGGAGATCAGAATCATGACCCGAATGGCCGAACTGCCTTTAATCTTCACCGTTGCCATGATGTAGGCCAGCGGCGTTGCGATAATGGCGGCAAGCAAGGTAACGCTGACGGTAACTTTCACGCTGTTGAACAGCGCGTTTAAATAATAGGGCTTACTGAAAAACTTCGTGAAATAGGCGAGGGAAAAATCGCCTGTCGTACCGTTGTACACACTCTTGAACAGCATCGTAAACAAAGGCAGAGCGAGAAAAAGAATGTAGAATACAAAGATCAGTAACGAAATGTTGGTCCAGACGTCAAATCGTTTGCGCGTCTCTCTCATAGCCGAGCGCCCCTAGTATAGTTCAGTTCGCCTGCCGCATCATAGACATTGATCTTCTCTTTTTTCACTTTGAGATAGATGACTTGGCCAGGTTCGAGGATCTGTGACGTTTTCGATTCCTGCGTGATCTCCATGCGTTGACCGGACGACAAGTCCACAAAATAATGGGTGTTCTGCCCCAGAAATACGCTGTGCACAATCGTTGCTTTCATGCCGGTTTGGTCCTCGGTTAGAATGAACTCTTCCGGCCGAACCGAGATTTGAACGTTAAGTGTATCAGCCTTGGCATCGGATTTCGGAACCTCGATGTTAGACAGCTCTTCCATATAGCCGGAGCCGAAGTGCAGGACATGGCTGTCTGCCAATTTGGTTAAAGTACCGCCAAGAATGTTGGTACGGCCGATAAAGGTTGCAACGAATACGTTTGCAGGACGCTGGTAAATCTCCTGTGGTGTTCCGAGATGCTGAATCACGCCGGATTTCATGACCGCGATGCGGTCGGATACCGCCATGGCTTCCTCCTGATCGTGCGTAACGTAGACGGTTGTAATCCCGACTTCTCGCTGAATGTCTTTAATGGCATTACGCATGTCGACCCGAAGCTTGGCATCCAGGTTGGATAGAGGCTCATCCATCAGCAGGACATCCGGGCGGATGACGATCGCTCTGGCTAGCGCAACGCGCTGCTGCTGGCCGCCGGACAGATTCTTCGGCATACGATCTTTATAGGGCTCAATCTGAACGACCTTTAAGATCTCATCCACCTTGGCGTTAATCTCCGCTTTGGATAATTTTCGATTCTCCAGTCCGAACGCGATGTTTCCTTTGACGGTTAAGTGAGGGAAGATCGCATAGCTCTGAAAGACCATCCCGATATTCCGCTTGCCCGGTTCCACCTGGTTAATGACGCGCTCGTTAAAATGAATGGTTCCGCCTTCAATGCTGTTGAAGCCGGCGATCATGCGCAGCAGTGTCGTCTTGCCGCACCCGGAAGGCCCGAGAAGGGTGAAGAATTCACCCTTTTTAATCTCCAGGGACAGCTCGGGAATGACGGTTGTGTCGCCGTATTTTTTGATTAGGTCTTGAATGGTTATGGTTACGCTCATGGTTGTCACCTGATTCTATAGTTTATTTAACGCTAGTGAACAAATCGACATAACGCTCTACGATCTCGGATTTATGCTCGCTGACATAGTCTGTGTCTTCATCAATCATGTGAATTTCTTCATAAGGCTTCATGTGGTCGCCAAGCTTCGTATCCTGGCGGAGCGGACGATTCGTTAATTGCGTCCCGAATGCATCCTGAGCTTCTTGAGACAGAATGAAGTCGATGAATTTCTTGGCGTTGTCCATATGCGGTGCATCTTTGATAATGGCAGATCCCGCATCCAGGAATACCGCGCCTTCTTTTGGATATACGATTTCTACCGGAGCTCCGTTCTTTACATAGGTGCTGGAAGGGTCTTCATAGGTAAGGCCGACCACATATTCACCGTCTGCCACGCTTTTGTGAACAGCACCGGAACCGCTCGCGATTTTGCCGTCCAGGTTCTCGATCAGCTGACCGACGTAGTTCCAGCCTTGTTCATTCTCATAATCGCCGCCCATCGCTTTCAACATATTGGTTAACTGGGCGAAAGCGGAGCTTGAGCTTGCCGGATCAGCGGAGGCAATCTTCCCTTTGAGCTGCGGGTTCAACAAATCCGCATAACCTTCGATTTTGATGTCGCCGATTAGATTTTTGTTCACGAGCAGCACGCTGCCATCCGAGATATAAGGAGTAGCGAAGCCCGACGTATTGCGGTGACCTTCCATTAAGTTCTTGTCTTCAGGTGATACGGAAGGCTCG
This Paenibacillus sp. JZ16 DNA region includes the following protein-coding sequences:
- a CDS encoding response regulator transcription factor codes for the protein MFKVLLVEDEDMIRRGIRFSIDWVQYDCIVIEEGLNGQDGYEKICELKPDIVITDITMPIMDGISMIREGLKQHTFSSIIISGYNEFHLAQQALQLGVSEFLVKPLEDEQLVAALESAKAKVDLIRKYEVISNHPQEKEEILNSKFLEKETKTSKYVAKMIAYVQENYAKKISIHDLVEEIGLSAYYLNQKFKAETSYTFNEFLNRYRIQKSIELLKSGDNKVYTIAQDIGFSDYKYFISIFKKYAHVTPSQYQEYFEEKNG
- a CDS encoding sensor histidine kinase encodes the protein MKPTHYRNFKESTRHLFRIYTMIPFSILIVLFLAFTIINGRMNLTQKTTEAAQSISQSISGVYQQYDEEIHRMAVSPTVINYVSSHLGSEQVYSAFYDFNNRQKVKSIFHIVNTDGVFLASSAPADALYSNFAFGNLIHRIDQRPGDTLTEMNSFRYSHDRDTSYTFGKAIVKDKRTIGYIIYQLYESDIQKMIFEQNNEIAMITDEHNTIIATTSNVTKGVLNKFSPKLDNRGHVLLNEGKYYMYAKRIPDTPIQVITLNSYKSEQYTYYTVSFFVLAASLLLWVLIQFLANKMSTRNSESIDKLIHALAQLREGNFNGYVDIQTNDEFQILGDEYNVMLDRLKELIEKNKELSELRTIIEVKQLQSQFHPHFIFNVLETLRYAIKIDANQAQDIVLILSRLLRYSIGHDRNVQLKNDMNYVRDYLKLQQIRFNDRLEYRIAVAEETLDVYVPKLLLQPIIENAIKYGYENQSDVLIEINIYTSNGKLILEVRDNGQGMSKEKLQEVNQILQSQTNTTQHIGLYNVHRRLVLLYGEESGIHIDSAQGKGTCVALTIPYEWSGYHV
- a CDS encoding ABC transporter substrate-binding protein, whose protein sequence is MKKLSILLLTCVLIMGALSGCGSSEPDSASSNKLVIYSPNSEEIIKTIIPMFEKQTGITVELVTAGTGEIIKRLQSEKQNPYADVMFGGSMAGFRENEALYEPSVSPEDKNLMEGHRNTSGFATPYISDGSVLLVNKNLIGDIKIEGYADLLNPQLKGKIASADPASSSSAFAQLTNMLKAMGGDYENEQGWNYVGQLIENLDGKIASGSGAVHKSVADGEYVVGLTYEDPSSTYVKNGAPVEIVYPKEGAVFLDAGSAIIKDAPHMDNAKKFIDFILSQEAQDAFGTQLTNRPLRQDTKLGDHMKPYEEIHMIDEDTDYVSEHKSEIVERYVDLFTSVK
- a CDS encoding delta-aminolevulinic acid dehydratase, whose product is MSKPVMQVALVVGPDCDMESQAVRAALEYFGVRVFTYWIGTPNDLISVLSGVDLYEGTDMILLNFHGDEGSLIMPELGEEVYEEEEPKGDFGADEVRRYAKLDGKTVIANGCSLGDPALAEAFLERGCKMYIGPDDYPDGNDALMFVLRLFYEIVQQGRDVKEAFAQAVAMSDELSMYRLYE
- a CDS encoding ABC transporter permease encodes the protein MRETRKRFDVWTNISLLIFVFYILFLALPLFTMLFKSVYNGTTGDFSLAYFTKFFSKPYYLNALFNSVKVTVSVTLLAAIIATPLAYIMATVKIKGSSAIRVMILISSMSAPFIGAYSWILLLGRSGVITKFVSSTFGITMPDIYGFTGILVVLTLQMVPLIFMYVSGALKNMDQSLMEAAESMGYTGLGKMRKVLLPLITPTLLAGGLLVFMRALADFGTPMLIGEGYKTVPVLIFNEFISEVGGDDGFAAAISVIVVLFATTIFLLQKFVANRKSFTMSALHPIEAKKKKGIGNIAAHAVIYLYTLIALLPQLYVIYTSFLKSNGRIFVKGFSLQSYQEAFSNIGGVILNTFFLAIVSLVAIILLAILIAYVTVRRKNALTNTLDIFTMFPYIVPGSILGIALLITFNNKPLALSGTAVIMIISFVIRRLPYTIRSSAAILHQINDGIEEAAISLGASQMKTFFKITLPMMLAGVVSGAILSWITIITELSTSIILYTGKTKTVTVAIYTEVIRGNYGVAAALSTILTVITVVSLLVFLKLSGQKEVSM
- a CDS encoding ABC transporter ATP-binding protein; its protein translation is MSVTITIQDLIKKYGDTTVIPELSLEIKKGEFFTLLGPSGCGKTTLLRMIAGFNSIEGGTIHFNERVINQVEPGKRNIGMVFQSYAIFPHLTVKGNIAFGLENRKLSKAEINAKVDEILKVVQIEPYKDRMPKNLSGGQQQRVALARAIVIRPDVLLMDEPLSNLDAKLRVDMRNAIKDIQREVGITTVYVTHDQEEAMAVSDRIAVMKSGVIQHLGTPQEIYQRPANVFVATFIGRTNILGGTLTKLADSHVLHFGSGYMEELSNIEVPKSDAKADTLNVQISVRPEEFILTEDQTGMKATIVHSVFLGQNTHYFVDLSSGQRMEITQESKTSQILEPGQVIYLKVKKEKINVYDAAGELNYTRGARL